One segment of Chthonomonadales bacterium DNA contains the following:
- a CDS encoding PQQ-binding-like beta-propeller repeat protein, with translation MALSRSQPMRRARFVRAGAGAVAAVALGCWMAALPARADSPMYRGGAGLTGAFDAKLSLPLALSWKYTATYAGNNPSSPAVAGNAAYFACGDRVYAVDLESGALKWRYPQDQPMSTRVRTSPAVSGNMVYFGAEDGKLYALNTETGKGSWLFDTRSSVSSSPSVVDGIIYFGSADGHVWAIDSRTGAEVSAWAKGFAAGDEVSGAPAVANGMVFALSGDGVLHAVGTATGKQRAAARLAGSVAGMVPMAMGDYVYAAAGSQVAAFLGRNLMRRWTTMMPADVAVTPAVDEDAMYVVTTENRIYALDLRNGRGKWKAAAEVDYDVIAPPSVCGNLLFVVTVQGGIYAFDTGTGALKWIYSMKPSSSREDVITKYTNIAAPPVIADGALLVLADDGSLAAFKSDAIDTLPPTVSDIEPAMGVVINGEPPIRFEAKIEDPGSGIDPSSVRLMIDGEGVTRRPDGDDSEDKPGYKYDVVTSTLTYDTPVPAGASTVRPMTDGRHIVTVVARDWAGNTATKTWTVTVDNSVARVARARTQDRNTGRAGRAGRGRGGIGGVGGTGGVGGIGGRRGSGGGRGRLGGGSSY, from the coding sequence ATGGCTCTATCCCGAAGCCAGCCGATGCGCCGGGCTCGGTTCGTGCGCGCCGGTGCCGGCGCCGTCGCCGCCGTGGCGCTGGGCTGCTGGATGGCGGCCCTGCCCGCGCGGGCCGATTCGCCGATGTATCGGGGCGGCGCCGGCCTGACCGGCGCGTTCGATGCGAAGCTCTCGCTGCCGCTGGCGCTCTCCTGGAAATACACGGCGACCTACGCGGGCAACAACCCCTCCTCTCCCGCGGTCGCCGGAAACGCGGCCTACTTCGCCTGCGGCGACCGGGTCTACGCCGTCGACCTGGAGAGCGGCGCCCTGAAGTGGCGGTACCCGCAGGACCAGCCGATGAGCACCCGCGTTCGCACCTCCCCCGCTGTCTCGGGCAACATGGTCTACTTCGGCGCGGAGGACGGCAAGCTCTACGCGCTCAACACGGAGACCGGCAAGGGCTCCTGGCTGTTCGACACCCGCAGCAGCGTCAGTTCGTCGCCGTCCGTGGTGGACGGCATCATCTACTTCGGCTCGGCTGACGGCCACGTGTGGGCCATCGACAGCCGCACCGGGGCCGAGGTCTCCGCCTGGGCCAAGGGCTTCGCGGCGGGCGACGAGGTCTCCGGCGCGCCGGCCGTCGCCAACGGCATGGTCTTCGCGCTCTCGGGCGACGGCGTGCTGCACGCGGTAGGAACGGCCACCGGCAAGCAACGCGCGGCCGCGCGCCTGGCGGGCAGCGTGGCCGGGATGGTCCCGATGGCGATGGGAGACTACGTCTACGCGGCCGCCGGCTCGCAGGTCGCCGCCTTCCTCGGACGCAACCTGATGCGGCGCTGGACGACGATGATGCCCGCCGACGTGGCCGTGACCCCGGCCGTCGACGAGGACGCGATGTACGTGGTCACCACCGAGAACCGCATCTACGCGCTCGACCTGCGCAACGGGCGCGGGAAGTGGAAGGCGGCCGCCGAGGTGGACTACGACGTGATCGCCCCGCCCTCCGTTTGCGGTAACCTCCTGTTCGTCGTCACCGTGCAGGGCGGCATCTATGCCTTCGACACGGGCACGGGCGCCCTGAAGTGGATCTACAGCATGAAGCCCTCGTCCAGCCGCGAGGACGTCATCACCAAGTACACCAACATCGCGGCTCCGCCCGTCATCGCTGACGGGGCGCTGCTGGTGCTGGCCGACGACGGCTCCCTGGCGGCCTTCAAGAGCGACGCGATCGATACGCTCCCGCCCACCGTCTCCGACATCGAGCCCGCGATGGGCGTCGTCATCAATGGCGAGCCGCCAATTCGCTTCGAGGCAAAGATCGAGGACCCTGGCTCGGGCATCGACCCGTCGAGCGTGCGGCTGATGATCGACGGCGAGGGCGTCACCCGGCGCCCCGACGGCGATGACTCCGAGGACAAGCCCGGCTACAAGTACGACGTCGTGACCTCGACGCTCACCTACGACACGCCCGTCCCCGCGGGCGCCTCCACGGTCCGCCCGATGACCGACGGCCGTCACATCGTCACCGTCGTCGCCAGGGACTGGGCCGGCAACACCGCCACGAAGACCTGGACCGTGACCGTGGACAACTCGGTGGCGCGCGTGGCGCGCGCGCGGACCCAGGACCGCAACACGGGCCGCGCCGGGCGCGCCGGGCGCGGCCGCGGCGGCATCGGCGGCGTGGGCGGCACGGGCGGGGTGGGCGGCATCGGCGGACGCCGCGGGTCCGGCGGCGGCCGGGGCCGGCTGGGGGGCGGATCGTCCTACTGA